Proteins encoded in a region of the Phoenix dactylifera cultivar Barhee BC4 chromosome 3, palm_55x_up_171113_PBpolish2nd_filt_p, whole genome shotgun sequence genome:
- the LOC103718402 gene encoding carboxy-terminal domain RNA polymerase II polypeptide A small phosphatase 1-like, producing MAELAAAEVYAAAGRRTTTGQAWRTVLGWLGFLFQILLQILRGTPSWAQVLSFVGLRHPLLSSSSSSSPAFKPLPAEAPNDTPPPPPPEVLDKLTVVLDLDETLVCAYETSSLPAVVRSQAVEAGLKCFELECISIDKEVEGKQKVNHVTVFERPGLQEFLQQISDFADLVLFTAGLEGYARPLVDRIDIENRFSLRLYRPATVSTEYREHVKDLTCLSKDLCRTVLVDNNPFSFLLQPLNGIPCVPFSAGQPYDEQLMAVVFPLLKHLSLQKDVRPVLHERFHMPEWFQKHGIPPSNQTL from the exons ATGGCGGAGCTGGCCGCGGCGGAGGTCTACGCCGCCGCCGGGCGGAGGACGACGACGGGGCAGGCGTGGCGGACGGTGCTGGGCTGGCTGGGATTCCTGTTCCAGATCCTGCTCCAGATCCTGAGAGGCACGCCGTCTTGGGCTCAGGTGCTCTCCTTCGTCGGCCTCCGCCaccccctcctctcctcctcctcctcctcctccccggcCTTCAAGCCCCTCCCCGCCGAGGCACCCAACGACACCCCGCCCCCGCCTCCCCCGGAGGTTCTCGATAAGCTCACG GTAGTGCTTGACTTGGATGAGACTTTAGTATGTGCATACGAGACATCTAGCCTGCCTGCTGTTGTGCGTAGCCAGGCTGTTGAAGCTGGTCTCAAGTGTTTTGAGCTGGAATGCATATCAATAGATAAG GAGGTTGAAGGAAAACAAAAGGTGAATCATGTTACTGTGTTCGAGCGTCCTGGTTTGCAAGAGTTCCTACAGCAAATTAGTGACTTTGCAGACCTTGTTCTCTTTACTGCTGGTCTTGAAG GTTATGCTAGACCACTTGTTGATAGAATTGATATTGAAAATAGATTTAGTCTTCGTCTTTATCGGCCTGCAACAGTTAGCAC GGAATACAGGGAACATGTCAAGGATCTTACTTGCCTATCAAAAGATCTATGCCGAACTGTTCTTGTTGATAACAACCCGTTCAGCTTCTTGCTGCAGCCATTGAATGGAATACCATGTGTTCCATTTTCTGCTGGACAGCCTTATGATGAGCAG CTTATGGCGGTTGTTTTTCCTCTTCTTAAGCACCTCTCTCTCCAGAAGGATGTCAGGCCTGTACTACATGAAAGATTTCATATGCCCGAGTGGTTCCAAAAGCATGGGATCCCTCCCTCTAATCAGACTTTGTGA